The region CTCTGATAAATAGGCGATAACATGCGATAGCTTCCTGCTGGATCTCGTCCCGCGATCCGCCAGCCGGCAAGCGGCGCGGTACGAATCCGCCCTTCGCCCCAACCGGTACGATGACCGCGTTCTTGACCTGCTGCGCCTTGACCAGACCCAGCACCTCGGTGCGGTAATCCTCCTCGCGATCCGACCAGCGCAACCCTCCACGGGCCACCTTGCCACCGCGCAGGTGAACCCCTTCGAAGCGCGGCGAGTAGACATATATTTCAAACATTGGCCGAGGTAGCGGTAACTCCGGAATTCGCTGGGGATCGAACTTGATACTGATGTAATCCTTCGGACCACCGCTCTCATCGCTCTGATAGAAGTTGGTGCGCAGCGTGGCTTTGATCAGATCCAGATAACGGCGCAGGATGCGGTCCTCGTTCAACACTGCCACGTCGTCCAGCGCATTGATGATTGCCTGTTCGAGACGCTCCTCCAGCTCGGCTGCCGAGGATTTGCGCGCCAGATAAAAACGCGTCTTGAATAGTCGTACCAGCTCCCGGGCAATGGTCGAGTGGGTAACCAGCGTGTTGGCCAGATAAGGCAGTTCAAAGCCCATGCGGATCTGCTTGATGTAGCGACCATAGGTTCGCAGCAGCGCCACATCGCGCCAGGACATGCTGGCCAGCAGCACCAGGCGGTTGAACCCATCGTTCTCCGCATGGCCACGCCAGATATTGATGAAAGCGTCGCGGAACAGCTCGTTGACTTCCTGGATGTCCTGCGCACTGTCCAGCGCATAGGTGAACTCGAAATCGTGTATCCAGTACACCGGCCCGCTGGCGCTGGCGATCCGGAAGGGAAACTCACCCATGACCCGCAGCCCGAGGTTCTCCAGGATCGGCATCACGTCCGACAGGGGCAGCGGCTCATGCAAGTGATACAGCTTGCAGTGCAGCACGCCCTGCTTCTGCCGGAGCGGCTGGTAGAAGCTCATCCCCAGCGGATTCTCCTCGCTCAGGTTCAGCAGATGCTTGAGGTCAACCACGGCGGACGCGGTGGTAAAGCGTTCACTGTATCCGGCCGGAAAGCTGTCGGAGAAGTTGTCCCAGGCCTCGGTGGCATCGGCCTCGCCGAGGGTTTCGTGCAAACGGTCGCTGAAATCATCGTGCCAGCCGCGACATGCCTGGATAACATCCTGCTCAATTTTCACGTGATCTAGTTCCTGACCGTTTTTGGGGTCGACGCGCAGAATGAACTGGGTGCGCGTCAGTACCGATTCGGAGAAGTACGTCCAGAACTCACACTCGCTGGACTTAAGCCGATCCATCAGTACCGCCTGGATCCTCATACGGATATCGGTGGAATACAGATCGCGCGGCACATAGGCCAGGCAGTAGTAGAAGCGCCCATAGTTACCACGCCGCAAGAAAATGCGAATGCGGGCACGCTCCTGGATCTGCACAATGCTCAGAGCGGTATCACGCAGCTGGTCCTTGGACATCTGAAAAAGATCATCCCGCGGCAGGACCTGCAGCACCCGCTCAAGATCCTTGCCGAGATGACTATGCGGATCGAGTCCCGCTTCCTGCCTGACGAGCTCAACCTTGCGCCGCAGATGGGGGATCCTCGAAACGTCCTCGGAGTACACTCGCGAGGTATACAGGCCGGAGAAACGATGCTCGACGAGCACCTTGCCGTTTTCATCGATTTCCCGCACGGAGACATAATCCGGATAAGCCGGACGATGCACGCGGCTCAGACGAGAAGCCTTGGCGAAGGACAACAACAGGGGCGCGCGAAGATAATCCAGCACCTCTTCCGGCAGGTCAGACGTCACATCGTCGAGCGGATCGCGCACCGCTACGCCCAGGCTGTGCTCACTTTGAATACCCAGGCGCCCGTTCGGCAGCCCTTCATGTATACGGAAGCGCTCGTAGCCAAGAAAGGTGAAATGATCAGCCAGCAGCCAACGCAGGAATTCCACCGCCTCGGCACGCTCCTCAGCCGGGAATTGCGAGGCGCCTTCAACATTAAGCATTTCGACCAGTTCGCCCATGCGCTGCTGCATGGGTTCGAAATCCGTCACCGCCGCGCGCACATGGCTTAGCGCCTCGATTATGCCCGCCTGAACAGTACGCAGCTCCTGTGTACTCGCGCAGCGATCGATCTCGATAAACATCACCGATTCGGCGTGGCCCTGCGCGTCCGCATCGTTGCGACTGTACACCTGCAGCAGTTGCCCCTGCTCATCCCGCTCCACACGCATCACACTGTTCTGCATGGTATGCACGAGGTAGCCCTGTCGCTTCAGTTCCATGCGAACCGAATCGACCAGAAAGGGTGCGTCCCGATGCAGTATCTCGACCACCGAGTGGGTGGTTTGCCAACCGTGTTGCTGGGTATCGGGGTTGAAGACCCGTATTTTCTGTTCGGTGCCGTCAAACTGCTGGAAGAACCGCCAGGAGGACAGCGTGCAGCCAAGCAGATCAGAATCATGCCGGCCGCGCAGCTCCTCGAGCGGAACGATGCCGAAGAATTGCTGGCTGAATCGCACCACGTTTTCCGCATCGCCTGGCTCAACAAGCGCTTGCAAGCGATTGCCGAGCAATGCAAGCAATTCATCTTTACTACTGGCCATTATTAATGCCATGTTTCCTCCGGCAGTGATTGGGACAGGCCTGCAACAGACCTTCGAGGCATAGCTGGGTTAACATACAGCGTCCAGGCCGACCTTGGTGCCGGCCCGGAGTACGCAGCGTCACCAGCCCCAGTCTAGACCAAAAGGATGTTCTGGCAGTGACTGCCAGCAGGAGCACAAATCCATGGAAATTCATCATGACGCACCGTAACGCTCTGCTCGAACTCAAGGCCTTCATGGGTGAGCAGATTTTTGGTCAGGAACAGCTCATCGAGCGCATGCTGATTTGCCTGCTTGCAGCCGGGCATGTGCTGGTGGAAGGCGCGCCCGGCCTGGCCAAGACCCGCGCGATCAAGGTGCTTTCGGAGGGCATCGAGGCTGACTTTCATCGGGTTCAGTTCACCCCCGATCTGCTGCCGGCCGATATAACCGGCACCGAGGTGTACCGGCCCGAGACCGCCAGCTTCAGCTTCCAGCAAGGCCCCATCTTTCACCATCTGGTGCTGGCCGATGAAATCAACCGCGCTCCGGCAAAGGTGCAGTCTGCCTTACTGGAAGCGATGGCTGAACAGCAGGTGAGCATCGGCAGGCAGACCTACCCGCTGCCGGACCTGTTCATGGTCATGGCAACCCAGAATCCGATCGAGCAGGAAGGGACCTACCCGCTTCCCGAAGCGCAGCTTGACCGTTTTCTTATGCATGTGCGCATTGGTTTTCCAGACGCCGCTCTGGAGCGGCAGATTTTGCAACTGGCGCGCGGAGAAGCACGTGGCGAGGAGCCGCGAATGGCCCGGCGCATCAGCCAGGAAACCATCCTCGCCGCCCGCCAGGAGGTGCTCGAACTGTTCATGGCTGACGCGGTAGAGGAATATCTGATTCAGCTGATCATGGCGACCCGCCGACCGGAGATGTACAGCCCGCAGCTCGCCGACTGGCTGCAACTGGGCGCCAGTCCGCGCGGCACCATTGCGCTGGATCGCTGTGCACGGGCTCATGCCTGGCTTGCCGGGCGCGATTTTGTCAGCCCTGAGGACGTGCAGGCAGTCATTCATCCGGTGCTGCGTCATCGCCTGATTCTCAGTTTCGAAGCGGAAGCCGAAGGCATTGATGCTGACCGGGTCATCGCGCTCCTCCTAGAATCCGTCGCAGTCGTCTGAGCATGGATATCGAAGGCGCCGATGCATTGGTCAGGGTCACGCTGCAATCGTTGCTGGATGCCCGACGGCATTGCCAGGCGCTGCCGCTGTTCAGCCGGCCGATGCGTACCAGCCGCCAGACCGGTCGCCAATATTCGCGACTTCGTGGCCGCGGAATGGATTTCGACCAGGTGCGGGCGTATCAGCCCGGCGACGATATACGCACCATTGACTGGCGCGTTACCGCACGGACGCAGAAGGTGCATACCAAGGTCTTCAACGAAGAGCGGGAACGGCCGGTCTTCATCATCTGTGAACAAAGCAGCCGCCTCTATCTCGGCAGCCGGCATTGTCTCAAGTCCGTATTGGGAGCCGACGCCTGCGCGCTGATTGCCTGGACCGCACTGTCGCACAACGACCGGGTCGGCGGCATGGTTTTCACCGCCGACGCCTGCCATGAAGTTCGCCCGCGGCGCAGTCGCCAGGCCATCCTGCAGCTCTTTCGCCTGTTGCTCCAGGCCAACCAGCGCATACCTGAAACACTCGAGATGCACAGCGAAGCCACCGCCGAGCCGCTGGATATGGCGCTGCGTCACAGCCGGGAGATTATTCGGCCCGGTAGCATTCTGTATCTGCTGTGTGATCACAGCGCCATCGACACCATGAACCAGTCCCTGCTGGCGCCCCTCGCTGCACATAACGATATCGTTCTGCTGCCGCTATTCGATCCGCTGGATGCCGATTTGCCCAAAGCCGGCATTCTGGACTTCATCCAGGGCCAGCAACGCTTCAGCCTGGATACCGAAAACGCTGCGGTGCGTAGCGCCTGGCAACAGCAATTCATTGATCAACAGCACGCCTGGCAGCGACTGGCCAGGCGCCTGCGCTGTGGTTTGAGCATGCTCGACAGCTCGCTGTCGGCAGTCGATCAACTGAGCGTCATGCTTGGTAGCCATGCCGGGCGTGCCCACCGCCGATGAGTAGCGCATTGAGAGACGCGCTGATCCATCCAGCGCCGCCCCCGCCGGTTCCCTGGTGGCCGCCGGCCCCCGGCTGGTGGATAGTGTTGGGGGTGTCGCTGCTGCTGCTTGTCGCTCTGCCGCGGATACTCCGCAGCGTTCAGCGACGGAGGCTTGAACGGACCCGGATCACGCAGGCGCTGCATGGGTTATCCGACTCACTACCCGACCGGGAATGGCTGGCAGCAGCCAACAAGACCCTCAAGCAATTGCTCAAGCGTCAGGGCAAGGACCATGCGACCCGCCTGTTCGGTGACGCCTGGCTCGACTACCTGTGCGCCACGTACCCAAAACCTGAGCGCAAGGTGCTCGCGCCTCTGGCCGCCGATTTGTATCGCCCGGATATAACGCTCTCAAGCGGCCAGCGCCGCGACCTCGAGCATGAGCTGAAACGCTGGCTGCGACACAACCATGTTTGAATTCGGCTGGCCTCTGATATTCCTGCTGCTACCGCTGCCCTGGCTGGTGCGGCGCTTCGCCCCGCCGGCGCAGAATCGTCCGGCCGCGCTGCAGGTGGCGTTCATGTCCCGGTTGCAGGCCGTTCAGCCTGAACCAGCCGAGCCCGGCGTGCGCCGCACCCCCTGGGTGTTCTTGCTGATATGGCTGTTGTTGTTGAGCGCGGCAGCCCGGCCCCAGCTGCTCGGAGACCCGTTACCCATGGAGGTCACCGGCCGCGACATGATGCTGGCAATCGACCTGTCTGGCAGCATGGAATTTCGTGACATGCAGTTTGATGGCGACGAGGTAGACCGGCTAAGCCTGGTGAAACAGGTGGTGGGGCAGTTTATTGATCGCCGTCACGGAGACCGTATGGGCCTGATCCTGTTCGGGTCCCAGGCGTTTGTGCAGGCGCCGCTCACGCATGACCGCAACAGCGTCAGGAAATGGCTTGACGAGGCCTTTATCGGGTTAGCCGGCCGCCAGACCGCAATCGGCGATGCCATAGGGCTGGCCATCAAGCGGCTGGAGCAACAGCCAGCCGAGCGCCGCGTGTTATTGCTGATAACCGATGGCGCCAATAACGCGGGCCGCATCAGCGCCGTTCAGGCTGCCAGACTGGCAGCTGAACGGCAGATCCGCATATTTACCATAGGCATTGGCGCCGAGACGCAGCAGCCGCCAGCTAACACCAGCGCATGGCTCACGCCCGAGCGCGACCCATCTGTCGAGCTGGACGAAGGCACCCTCAAGGAAATCGCCCTGCTTACCGGCGGCGAATACTTCCGCGCCCGCGACAGCGAAAGCTTTGAAGCGATCAACCAGCAGCTGGACCGGTTGGAGCCCGCATTGCACGAAGGCCGGACCCAGCGCCAGAGCCTGCCCTTGTACCCCTGGCCGCTGGGCATCGCCCTGCTCCTCAGCATGGCACTAACCGGCTGGTATCGGAGGTCAAATGTGGCTTGAATCGCTTGCCGGCTTCAGTTTCACCCGGCCCGTATGGCTGCTTGCACTGCTGCCGGCGCTGGCACTGTGCTGGTTGGCCTTTCAGCACGCCTATCGGGGCTCGGGCTGGGAATCCGTGCTACCCGCGCATCTGCAGCGCCCACTGTTGCGACGGGGATCCGGCGGCACTCACCGCAGCCGGTATCTGCTGCTAGGGGGCTGCTGGGTGATGGCCATACTCGCATTGGCGGGTCCGTCCAGGGAAGTCACCATGGCGTCGACTCCCCAGGCCCAGCCCAGCGTGATGATCGTGCTCGACGTGTCGCACAACATGCTTGCAGATGACCTGCGGCCTACCCGGCTTACCCGTGCCAAGCGCAAGATACGCGACATCCTCGCCATGCCTGATGGTTATCAGGTAGGGCTGATAGCCTATGCCGGAAGCGCACATACCGTCACGCCCCTGAGCAATGACCCTGCCACCCTCACCAGCCTGCTGGAGGCCCTGGAACCGGCTATCATGCCATCGTCCGGGCGCGACCTGGATCAGGCCCTGCAACTGGCGCGAGCCAGCATCAGCGACCTGCCACGTAGTACCCGGGTGTTGTTACTTACCAGCGGCGCCAATGACACGGAACTGGCGGCACTGGGCCAACACGCCGAGGCCCTCGGCGAGCAACTCGCAGTGCTGGGTGCAGGCACCCTCGAGGGCGCGCCCGTTGCATTGGAGCAAGGCGGATTCATGCGTGATGATCAGGGCCGTATAGTGCTGCCCCGGCTCAATGCTCGAGCGCTGGCCGGTACGGTCCGTCGGCACGGGGCAAGCTACCAGAGCATGACGCTGGATAACCGCGACCTGCTGCGCCTGCTAGCCGCACCGCGCCCTGCCAGCCAGGCCGGTAATGGGCAACCGGGCAAAGCGCTCCAGGACTACGGCGTCTGGCTGGCGCTGCTATTGCTGCCACTGGCCGCACTCGGCGCCCGCCGGGGCTGGCTGGGTCTGCTGCTCTGCGCTGTTTTGCTACCGGTGCCAGCCGAGGCTGACTGGGCTGACTATTGGCAGCGTCCCGACCAGCAGGGCGTCGCCTTGCTTGAGCAGAACAAACCAGACGCTGCAGCGGCGCAATTTGAAGATCCCGCCTGGCGTGCCTGGGCGTGGTATCAGGCCGGTGACTATCCACAGGCAGCCGAGGCCTACGCAGAACAGTTGAACAAGCAGCCCGATGACGCCGACAGCCATTTCAATTATGGTACCGCCCTGGCCATGAGCGGACGTTATCCCGAGGCGCTGGAAGCCTTTGAACAGGCGCTGACCCGCGCCCCGGACCACCATCCTGCACGTCACAACCGCGACAGAATCGAGGCGCTGCTCGAAGAACAACAGCGCCAACAGGCAGAGCAGGACACGGCCAGCGAAGCCGAAAACAACTCCCCTGGCGATCCCACCGGGCCTGCCTCCAGCCAGTCTGAACCCAGCGAAACCCCGCAGCCCTCGCCCGCAGAGACTCGTAACGATGAACACCTGCAAAATGGCCAGCCCGAATCGGCCCTCAGCGATGAAGGTGAAACAGGCACGCGGCCTGATGCTCAACAAGGCCAGTCGGGGAGTACGCCGCAGGGTGCTCTAACTGATAATGGCGCGCCTGGCGCAGCCAGCACCCCGACGAACAACCCGGACGGGATGCACGATGAGCAACAACAGGCACTTGATCAGTGGCTGGAAGCAATCCCCGACGAACCTGCCGAATTACTGCGGCGCAAGTTCCTGTATCAATATCAGCAGCGTAAGGAAGCGCAGCCATGAAATCTCTACTGTTACTGCTTGTCCTGCTGATGTTGCCCACCTGGGCGCACGCCGCGTTGCTCGCCAGCGTTGATCGCACCCGTCTGGTCGAGGGCGATACGCTGGAGCTGACGCTCGAAACGCCGCAGGCCAGCCGGTTCACACGCCCGGATTTCAGCCCACTGGAGGAACATTTCCGCATTCAGAGCACCCGGCAGCTGAACCTGGTCAGCCAGACCAACGGCGCTGCCCAGCGCACGACCCGATGGGTGGTGACCCTGGTACCCAAGCGCACCGGCTATGTTGCGATACCGCCGCTCAGCCTGGGCGACCTTAGAAGCGAACCGATCGGTCTGCAGATACTGACCGCCGCGCAGGCAGCCCAGGACTCCGTGGCGCAGCTGGCACCCATATTCATTGACAGCGAAGTCGACGTTGAAAACCCCTATGTCCAGGCTCAGGTGCTGCTGACGCTCAGGGTTTACCATTCAGTCTCGCTATACGATGACTCGACCCTGAGTGGCCTGGAGATCCCCGACGCCCGCGTAGAGACGCTCGGTTCTGCCCAACAGTCGGAACAGTTAATCAACGGCGTTCGCCACGGGGTCATTGAGGTCCGCTACGCTATCTATCCCCAGCAAAGCGGCACGCTGGAGATACCCTCGCAATTGTTCAGCGCCACCACGCTGCAACCGGTGGATCCCTCCGCCCGGTTCTCGGCACGCACCGGGCGGCTGGTGCAGGTGCGCTCGCCAAGCATACTGCTGAACGTCCGGCCTGTGCCTGACGGCTACCCATCCGGAGCGCCCTGGATTCCAGCCAGCGAACTCACGCTTTCCCAACATTGGCAGCCGGACCCGGGCGCGGACCTCATAACAGGGGAACCCCTTACCCGCACGCTGACTGTGGAAGCCCAGGGATTGAGTGCCAGCCAGTTGCCGATTCTGCTTAGCCTGGTGCCCGGCACGGAGCAGCATCTGCGTCAATATACCGATCAGCCCAAGCTGGAAAACCACACCCGCGCCGATGGTATTCGCGGCATCCGCCAGGACAGCGCTGCGCTGGTAGCCCAGGCTGAAGGCGTATTCCAGGTCCCTGAGCTGGAAGTGCACTGGTGGGACACGACACAAGACCGTCTACGTACCGAGCGGCTGGACAGCGTTACCCTGAATGTGAGCGGGCTGGACAACGTTGCCCAGTCAATCAACGAGCCGGGGCTTGCAGACACAGGCGGGGAAACGGGTGCTGCGGTCTGGCCCTGGCAACTTGCCAGCCTGCTGCTCAGCATCGCCCTGAGTGTATGTCTGTTGCTGCTCTACCGGGCGCGGCGTGCCCTGCGTGAGGGCGACATGATTGAAGAGGAAGAAATCCTTGGCGAAGAGCATCAGGGTAATCCTCTCGGCGATTTGCAAATCGCCTGCCGCGCCAACCACCCCGCCGAAGCCCGCAAGGCCCTTGAGGCGTGGGCAAGACAACAGCACAGCGAAGGGCTGATAGCCCTGACTCATCATAATCAGGAGCTTGCCGACGCGTTGGACGAGCTCAACGCCTGCCTGTTCAGCCAGACCGAAAGTCCCTGGCGCGGCAAACCGCTCTGGCGCGCAGTGCGCATGACCATCCAGAGCCGCCAGCGCGCAGCAGAAGCGCCGGCTGATCCGCTCGGCACGCTTTACCCTGACGTTTAGCCACTCGTCCCCTACCGGGAACCGCCCCTCCGCCAGGGCTTCTATAAATGAAGCCCACGCAAGCCCCATCAGGGCGCGCACTCAGGAGGACCGATGAAGATCAAGCTCAAACCCTTGAACGAACAGGTTATCGTGGTGACCGGCGCTTCCAGCGGTATCGGCCTGGCAACTGCCCGGGCAGCGGCGCAAGCTGGCGCGAAACTGACGCTGGTAGCACGCAACGAGCAGGCGTTGACTGAAATCGAACGTGAACTGGCGGCCGGCGATAAGGTCATGCACGTGGTTGCCGACGTGGGCAAGCGTGAAGATCTTGAGCGCGTCGCCAGTGAGACGATCAACCGCTTCGGCGGCTTCGATACCTGGATCAATAATGCCGGCAGTTCTGTCTGGGGCCGCATGGACGAGGTCAAGGACGAAGACGTACACCGGGTGATGCAGACCAACTTCTGGGGCACCCATTACGGCTCGACTATTGCGGTCCGGCATCTGCGGAACAAGGGCGGCGCGCTTATCAATATCGGCAGCCTCGAGTCGGCTGCTGCGCTGCCGTTGCATGCAGCCTACAGCGCAAGCAAACATGCCGTAAAAGCCATGACCGACTCCCTGCGCGTGGAGCTGGCCCAGTCCGGGTCACCCGTATCCGTTACGCTGGTCCGCCCTCCGGCGATCAACACCCTTTTCAACGACCACGCAAAAAGTTATCTGAGCAGCGCGCCCACTTTCCCACCACCGGTGTATTCCCCCGAGGTAGTAGCGCGCAGCATCCTCGACGCCTGTGAACACCCCCGCCGGGATATCTACATCGGCAATTCGAAGATGTTCACCCGCATGGTGCAGCTTGCGCCCAGGCTGACGGATATGATCAATACCAACATCATCTACGATGTACTGCACAGTGGCAGACGCGACCGCCATCCACAAGGCAGCCTGCATAACGCCGACGTGCGCACTGGCGAAGCCGGACAGGCCAGTGGCGACTATCCGGGTCGTGTACATAAGTGGAGTCTTTACGCCTACGCGTCACGTCATCCGCTGGTGGTGACAGCGGTGGCCGCAGCGGCTGTTACGCTGGCAGCCGGAGTGAAGAAGAGCCGTCAAGGCCGCCACTAGTACCCTTCCCTGCGCTAAGCCCCAATGTGTTTCGCGCAAACATAAAAAAGCCGCTCCCAGGGAGCGGCTTTTTCACTGCACAATCAATTACTTACCGCGCAGCTTCTCCGGACGAATCAGGAAACGTGCCAGAGCAGGCAACAGCCAGAGGGCGCCGAACATATTCCACAGGAACATGAAGGTCAACAGAATGCCCATGTCAGCCTGGAACTTGATCGCAGAGAAGATCCAGGTCGCTACACCGATGGCCAGGGTGAAGCCGGTGAAGGTCACCGCCTTACCTGTGGTTTTCAGCGTCTCGTAATAGGCTTCCTGCAGCGGCAGACCCTGGCGCAGGTAGGTCTCCAGACGGCTGTAGATATAGATGCCGTAGTCGACACCGATACCCACACCCAATGCGATTACCGGCAGGGTTGCGACCTTCACGCCTATACCGAGGAAGGCCATCAGCGCGTTGGCCAGAACCGAGGTCAGCGCCAGGGGGATGATGATACACAGCACCGCACGGATCGAACGGAAGGTGATCAGACACATCAGGATAACCACCACGTAAACCGTGATCAGCATCTTGGTCTGTGACTTCTCGATCACCTCGTTGGTAGCTGCTTCAATACCTGCGTTACCTGCTGCCAGTTTGAATTCCAGCTGGTCAGTGTTGTATTCCTCAGCGAAGGCTTCGACCTCTGCGGTGACACGCTCAAGCGTATCGGCCTTGTGGTCGTTGAGGAACAGCATGACCGGTACCAGAGAACACGCCGAGTTGAACATGCCCGACGGCGCACGGCTGATCGCGTTGTTCAGGTTGTCCTGGTTACGCGACAGCGTTTGCCATTTCAGGCTGCCCTCGTTGTTACCCATGATCACCTGCTTGGCAACGCTTACCATCGACACGGCAGACTGCACACCTGGCAGATTCACCATGCGCCATTCCAGCTGATCGATAGCGTCCATGGTCTCGTAGGTCGAGCACATTTCCGGCGGTGTGCTGACCATGACGACCAGCACGTCCGAGCTGGTGGAATAGTTGCTGATGATGAAGTCGTTATCCAGGTTATAGCGCGAATCTGCACGCAGCTCCGGCGCGCCCGGATCAAGGTCACCGATCTCGACCTTCTGACCATGATAGATACCGAAACCGAAGGCCAGGATAGCCAGCACCACGGAAATCGGCGCAACCGTCGGGTGCGCAAACTTGGCGACAGTCAGCCAGAGTTTCTGCGGGCGCGATGCCATGTTGCGGTTGCGTTCCACAGCGCGCTTGCTGATGCCGATATAGGACATGAGCACGGGCAACAGGATCAGGTTGGTCAGAATGATAACCGCCACACCGACCGACGCAGCAATACCCAGCTCGCGAATCACTTCAATCTGGATCAGGAGCAGTGTCAGGAAGCCGACACCGTCAGACAGCAGCGCCACGATGCCCGGGATGTACAGCGACCGGAAAGCGCGACGTGCGGCAGTGGGTGCATCTTCGGCCGTCGCATACTCGATGGCCATGCCGTTGATGATCTGCACACCGTGGGAAATACCGATGGCAAATACCAGGAAAGGTACCAGAATCGAATAGGGATCCAGACCATAGCCCAGGGTGCGCAACAGACCCAGCTGCCAGACGACCGCGATGACCGAGCAAACCAGTGCCGTGAGCGAGCTTTTTACACAGCGGGTAAATATCAGCAGCAACACGAAGGTGATGGCCAGCGCTGCGGCGAAGAACATCAATACCTTGATGATGCCTTCGATCAGG is a window of Pseudomonas sp. gcc21 DNA encoding:
- a CDS encoding VWA domain-containing protein, translated to MWLESLAGFSFTRPVWLLALLPALALCWLAFQHAYRGSGWESVLPAHLQRPLLRRGSGGTHRSRYLLLGGCWVMAILALAGPSREVTMASTPQAQPSVMIVLDVSHNMLADDLRPTRLTRAKRKIRDILAMPDGYQVGLIAYAGSAHTVTPLSNDPATLTSLLEALEPAIMPSSGRDLDQALQLARASISDLPRSTRVLLLTSGANDTELAALGQHAEALGEQLAVLGAGTLEGAPVALEQGGFMRDDQGRIVLPRLNARALAGTVRRHGASYQSMTLDNRDLLRLLAAPRPASQAGNGQPGKALQDYGVWLALLLLPLAALGARRGWLGLLLCAVLLPVPAEADWADYWQRPDQQGVALLEQNKPDAAAAQFEDPAWRAWAWYQAGDYPQAAEAYAEQLNKQPDDADSHFNYGTALAMSGRYPEALEAFEQALTRAPDHHPARHNRDRIEALLEEQQRQQAEQDTASEAENNSPGDPTGPASSQSEPSETPQPSPAETRNDEHLQNGQPESALSDEGETGTRPDAQQGQSGSTPQGALTDNGAPGAASTPTNNPDGMHDEQQQALDQWLEAIPDEPAELLRRKFLYQYQQRKEAQP
- a CDS encoding BatD family protein — encoded protein: MKSLLLLLVLLMLPTWAHAALLASVDRTRLVEGDTLELTLETPQASRFTRPDFSPLEEHFRIQSTRQLNLVSQTNGAAQRTTRWVVTLVPKRTGYVAIPPLSLGDLRSEPIGLQILTAAQAAQDSVAQLAPIFIDSEVDVENPYVQAQVLLTLRVYHSVSLYDDSTLSGLEIPDARVETLGSAQQSEQLINGVRHGVIEVRYAIYPQQSGTLEIPSQLFSATTLQPVDPSARFSARTGRLVQVRSPSILLNVRPVPDGYPSGAPWIPASELTLSQHWQPDPGADLITGEPLTRTLTVEAQGLSASQLPILLSLVPGTEQHLRQYTDQPKLENHTRADGIRGIRQDSAALVAQAEGVFQVPELEVHWWDTTQDRLRTERLDSVTLNVSGLDNVAQSINEPGLADTGGETGAAVWPWQLASLLLSIALSVCLLLLYRARRALREGDMIEEEEILGEEHQGNPLGDLQIACRANHPAEARKALEAWARQQHSEGLIALTHHNQELADALDELNACLFSQTESPWRGKPLWRAVRMTIQSRQRAAEAPADPLGTLYPDV
- a CDS encoding SDR family oxidoreductase codes for the protein MKIKLKPLNEQVIVVTGASSGIGLATARAAAQAGAKLTLVARNEQALTEIERELAAGDKVMHVVADVGKREDLERVASETINRFGGFDTWINNAGSSVWGRMDEVKDEDVHRVMQTNFWGTHYGSTIAVRHLRNKGGALINIGSLESAAALPLHAAYSASKHAVKAMTDSLRVELAQSGSPVSVTLVRPPAINTLFNDHAKSYLSSAPTFPPPVYSPEVVARSILDACEHPRRDIYIGNSKMFTRMVQLAPRLTDMINTNIIYDVLHSGRRDRHPQGSLHNADVRTGEAGQASGDYPGRVHKWSLYAYASRHPLVVTAVAAAAVTLAAGVKKSRQGRH
- a CDS encoding RND family transporter; translation: MSKHHQETAPFIERLIFNNRLVVLLFFLLVTLFLGYQAAQVKPDTSFEKMIPLEHPYIVNMIEHQDEMANLGNSIRIAVAIKDGDIFSTEYMETLKRINDEVFFLPGVDRSSMRSLWTPNVRWTEVTEYGFDGGPVANRPAYLTEDDLNELRTNILKSGEIGRLVANNFKSTIIEVPLQETYPNPENQSEQIRLDYGEFSRQLEEKIRTEFQEENPNISVHIVGFAKKVGDLIEGIIKVLMFFAAALAITFVLLLIFTRCVKSSLTALVCSVIAVVWQLGLLRTLGYGLDPYSILVPFLVFAIGISHGVQIINGMAIEYATAEDAPTAARRAFRSLYIPGIVALLSDGVGFLTLLLIQIEVIRELGIAASVGVAVIILTNLILLPVLMSYIGISKRAVERNRNMASRPQKLWLTVAKFAHPTVAPISVVLAILAFGFGIYHGQKVEIGDLDPGAPELRADSRYNLDNDFIISNYSTSSDVLVVMVSTPPEMCSTYETMDAIDQLEWRMVNLPGVQSAVSMVSVAKQVIMGNNEGSLKWQTLSRNQDNLNNAISRAPSGMFNSACSLVPVMLFLNDHKADTLERVTAEVEAFAEEYNTDQLEFKLAAGNAGIEAATNEVIEKSQTKMLITVYVVVILMCLITFRSIRAVLCIIIPLALTSVLANALMAFLGIGVKVATLPVIALGVGIGVDYGIYIYSRLETYLRQGLPLQEAYYETLKTTGKAVTFTGFTLAIGVATWIFSAIKFQADMGILLTFMFLWNMFGALWLLPALARFLIRPEKLRGK